In the Anaerosporomusa subterranea genome, one interval contains:
- a CDS encoding acetate/propionate family kinase — protein sequence MKVLVVNCGSSSIKYQLLAMTDESVLAKGLVERIGMEGSILTHQPTGKDKVPLKADIPDHSKGIEMVLAALVHPEHGVLKSMKEISAIGHRVVHGGEEFADSVLITPEVMNALTRCIEMAPLHNPPNILGINACAKLMPGVPQVGVFDTAFHQTMPKYAFLYGLPYEAYEKYGLRRYGFHGTSHKYVSQRVAEEMGEHMTNLRIITCHLGNGASITAVKYGRSLDTSMGFTPLEGLVMGTRSGEIDPAIIPFLMKKEGMSPDQIDNYLNKQSGVLGISGVSSDFRDIEDASAQGNERAQLALDIFAYKVRKYIGSYAAAMGGVDAIVFTAGLGENSPPMRDKVCNGLEFLGTRIDPEKNNVRGKTKEISVDGARVKIYVIPTNEELVIARDTKMICSALV from the coding sequence ATGAAAGTTCTCGTTGTGAACTGTGGCAGTTCGTCCATTAAGTATCAATTGCTTGCAATGACGGACGAATCAGTTCTGGCAAAAGGCTTAGTTGAACGTATCGGGATGGAGGGCTCAATATTAACCCATCAGCCGACCGGTAAAGACAAAGTACCACTTAAAGCTGATATTCCTGATCATAGCAAAGGCATTGAGATGGTTTTAGCCGCATTAGTGCATCCTGAGCATGGAGTTCTCAAGAGCATGAAGGAGATTTCGGCTATTGGTCATCGTGTAGTTCATGGCGGCGAAGAGTTTGCCGATTCTGTGTTGATTACACCAGAAGTTATGAATGCTCTAACGAGATGTATTGAAATGGCGCCACTACATAACCCGCCTAATATTCTTGGCATTAATGCTTGTGCTAAGCTGATGCCAGGCGTACCGCAAGTCGGCGTATTTGACACTGCATTCCATCAAACTATGCCAAAATACGCGTTCCTTTATGGTCTGCCTTATGAAGCTTATGAAAAATACGGTCTACGCCGTTACGGCTTCCATGGAACTTCGCATAAATATGTATCTCAGCGAGTTGCCGAAGAGATGGGCGAGCACATGACTAACCTGCGGATAATCACTTGCCACTTGGGTAACGGCGCCAGTATTACAGCGGTGAAATATGGACGTTCACTTGATACCAGCATGGGCTTCACCCCTCTTGAGGGTTTGGTTATGGGGACTCGTTCCGGTGAGATTGATCCCGCCATTATTCCTTTTCTCATGAAAAAAGAAGGCATGTCGCCTGATCAAATTGATAACTATTTGAATAAACAGTCGGGCGTCCTGGGTATATCCGGAGTTTCAAGTGATTTCCGCGACATTGAAGACGCATCTGCTCAGGGTAATGAACGGGCTCAACTTGCTCTTGACATTTTCGCCTACAAGGTTAGAAAATACATCGGTAGTTATGCCGCAGCAATGGGTGGGGTTGACGCGATCGTGTTTACCGCTGGTTTAGGTGAGAATTCTCCCCCCATGCGGGATAAAGTATGTAATGGATTGGAATTTCTTGGAACACGAATTGATCCTGAGAAGAATAACGTGCGAGGTAAAACTAAAGAGATCAGCGTAGATGGTGCAAGGGTAAAAATCTACGTTATCCCAACAAATGAGGAATTGGTTATTGCTCGCGATACCAAGATGATCTGTTCTGCTCTGGTATAA
- a CDS encoding ATPase, whose translation MSVHKILDDLETLLQSSTHIPFSNRLVVEEDELCHLIDALREALPNEIMEANRILSERNRIMDDVQKEAQTIVEQAQTYVSKLTEENSITQQAQDQSNLIIEEAREKAREYEEQAVSYAQEVFAYLEANLDKVSEAVREGRERMRQK comes from the coding sequence ATGTCGGTACATAAAATTCTGGATGATTTAGAAACTTTGCTACAGTCTTCAACCCACATCCCCTTTTCTAACCGGCTTGTGGTAGAAGAGGACGAGCTTTGCCATCTCATTGATGCATTACGCGAAGCTCTACCGAATGAAATTATGGAAGCTAATCGTATTCTCAGTGAACGCAATCGAATAATGGATGATGTGCAAAAGGAAGCTCAGACAATCGTAGAGCAAGCACAGACATATGTCAGCAAACTCACTGAAGAAAATTCGATTACACAGCAAGCTCAGGATCAATCAAATCTAATTATTGAAGAAGCACGAGAAAAAGCGAGAGAGTATGAAGAACAAGCTGTCTCCTATGCCCAAGAAGTTTTTGCATACCTTGAAGCAAACTTAGATAAGGTGTCTGAGGCGGTCCGTGAAGGCCGTGAACGAATGAGACAAAAGTAG
- the coaD gene encoding pantetheine-phosphate adenylyltransferase, with amino-acid sequence MRIGVCPGSFDPVTCGHLDIFERASKMFDVLIVAVFHNPNKKPLFSMEERVELLRDATTHIPNIRVDGFSGLLNEYVHSQNSNVIVRGLRALSDFEYEFQRALLIKNVDPSMETVFMMTSSDYSFVSSSGIKELAKFGGAITGLVPRCIEQKVVERLRER; translated from the coding sequence GTGCGCATTGGAGTTTGTCCAGGCAGTTTTGATCCAGTTACCTGTGGCCATTTGGATATTTTCGAACGAGCTAGCAAAATGTTTGATGTTCTAATTGTCGCCGTTTTTCACAACCCGAATAAAAAACCCCTGTTTTCAATGGAGGAACGAGTAGAATTATTGCGGGACGCCACCACTCATATTCCCAACATTCGCGTTGATGGTTTCTCCGGTTTATTAAACGAATATGTACATAGTCAGAACAGTAATGTTATTGTTCGAGGATTACGGGCATTAAGTGATTTTGAATATGAGTTTCAACGAGCTCTGTTGATAAAAAATGTTGATCCGAGCATGGAAACTGTATTCATGATGACCAGCAGCGATTATTCCTTTGTGAGCTCCAGCGGCATTAAAGAACTTGCCAAATTTGGCGGCGCAATTACAGGGTTGGTTCCTCGCTGCATTGAGCAGAAAGTGGTTGAACGTCTGCGAGAACGCTAG
- a CDS encoding patatin-like phospholipase family protein, whose translation MHDTTVERPKIGLALGSGGLRGMAHVGVLRVFEKEGIPIDYIAGCSIGSLIGALYSAGLSLDNIEKLSKHLKRRHWLDFVIPKMGLFSGERVLNMIRILTKKKTFDQLQIPLSVVATELHEGKEVIFNSGEVATAVRASVSVPGIFIPFQIGNMMLVDGAVLNPTPIDVARSMGADIVIAVDLAHAGTVFSITNIFDVIIQSIDIMERELMKTRETVCDVIIRPDVAHISPSSFDKTEECIALGEAAAMEMLPQIRLLFGSTDLCKTETGENRLLLPSAGY comes from the coding sequence ATGCACGATACGACAGTTGAACGCCCAAAGATAGGCTTGGCTCTTGGTTCAGGCGGTTTACGCGGAATGGCGCATGTAGGCGTGTTGCGGGTATTCGAGAAAGAGGGTATTCCTATTGATTACATTGCCGGCTGCAGTATTGGCAGTCTCATTGGCGCATTGTATTCTGCTGGTCTGTCTTTAGACAATATTGAAAAACTCTCTAAACATTTAAAACGCCGGCATTGGCTGGATTTTGTTATTCCAAAAATGGGCTTATTTTCGGGTGAACGTGTTTTGAATATGATCCGGATTCTGACCAAAAAGAAAACCTTCGATCAGCTTCAGATACCGTTATCGGTTGTGGCTACTGAATTGCACGAAGGTAAAGAAGTTATATTTAATTCTGGGGAGGTAGCCACCGCAGTCAGAGCTAGCGTTTCTGTTCCAGGTATTTTTATTCCGTTTCAGATTGGGAATATGATGCTGGTCGATGGAGCTGTTCTCAATCCAACTCCGATCGATGTAGCACGGAGCATGGGCGCCGATATCGTCATTGCCGTCGATTTGGCACACGCGGGAACAGTATTTTCGATTACTAATATTTTTGATGTGATTATTCAATCTATTGATATCATGGAAAGAGAGCTGATGAAAACCCGCGAGACGGTTTGTGATGTCATCATCAGGCCAGATGTCGCTCACATTTCTCCCAGTTCGTTTGATAAGACAGAAGAATGCATTGCTCTGGGCGAAGCGGCCGCAATGGAGATGCTGCCCCAGATTCGTTTACTCTTTGGCTCTACCGATCTATGTAAAACGGAGACTGGTGAAAATCGCTTGCTCCTACCCTCTGCTGGATATTAG
- a CDS encoding YceD family protein encodes MNIDVFRIKKDVSAVQMYHFSVSSLSTGTVTYADLDISGKILNDGAILEVTGQILGEARFVCGRCLEPYLAKVEIPFQANFKEGLPESDQEADMSWFQGDSIDIAETVRESLILAEPFKQVCRQECRGLCPICGKNLNMEICTCTTETINPKFAVLQKLLEPKNPTQS; translated from the coding sequence TTGAATATTGACGTTTTCCGCATTAAAAAGGATGTTAGCGCTGTCCAGATGTATCACTTTTCAGTTTCGTCGCTTTCAACCGGTACTGTTACATATGCCGATCTGGATATTAGCGGTAAAATCCTGAATGATGGCGCAATCCTGGAAGTGACTGGACAAATCCTTGGGGAAGCACGGTTTGTTTGTGGCCGTTGCCTAGAACCCTACTTGGCCAAGGTCGAGATTCCATTTCAGGCGAACTTTAAAGAAGGCCTGCCTGAAAGTGACCAGGAAGCGGATATGTCGTGGTTCCAGGGCGATAGTATCGATATTGCGGAAACGGTAAGGGAAAGCCTGATTTTGGCTGAACCGTTCAAACAGGTTTGTCGCCAAGAGTGTCGGGGATTGTGCCCGATTTGCGGTAAAAACCTAAATATGGAGATCTGTACCTGCACGACTGAAACCATTAACCCCAAATTTGCCGTATTGCAAAAACTGCTTGAGCCGAAGAATCCAACCCAGAGTTAA
- the rpmF gene encoding 50S ribosomal protein L32 gives MAVPKRKMSKCRRDKRRANWKLTVPGFAECPQCHQLRMPHRVCPECGYYNGKEVVAAE, from the coding sequence ATGGCCGTTCCAAAGCGCAAAATGTCCAAGTGCCGCCGTGATAAGCGTCGTGCCAATTGGAAGCTGACTGTACCCGGATTTGCTGAGTGCCCACAGTGCCATCAACTGAGGATGCCCCATCGGGTATGCCCCGAATGTGGTTATTACAATGGCAAGGAAGTCGTCGCAGCTGAATAA
- the rsmD gene encoding 16S rRNA (guanine(966)-N(2))-methyltransferase RsmD: protein MRIITGSAKGTKLKTPRGMAVRPTGDRVKESLFNILGSRVPDARVLDLFAGTGNLGLEALSRGANHATFVEQSMVSIALIRENATLTKLQDRITIIKANVLSAIDRLGGQFDLIFCDPPYNQDLVSQVLMRIDTAAILADRGIFIVEHSQHERVEIALNQLHLIRSERFGETCIGFWQKTE from the coding sequence ATGCGGATTATTACAGGTAGCGCTAAAGGAACCAAGCTCAAAACACCGCGAGGTATGGCTGTTCGTCCCACTGGAGATCGGGTAAAAGAATCTCTGTTTAACATTTTAGGATCACGTGTGCCAGATGCAAGGGTTTTAGATTTATTCGCGGGTACCGGAAATCTAGGACTAGAGGCACTAAGTCGCGGCGCTAACCATGCGACTTTTGTCGAACAAAGTATGGTAAGCATCGCGCTCATCCGTGAAAATGCGACTTTAACTAAACTGCAAGATCGAATCACGATCATAAAGGCTAACGTGCTGTCAGCGATAGACCGCCTTGGAGGACAATTTGATCTGATTTTTTGCGACCCGCCGTATAACCAAGACTTAGTTAGTCAAGTTTTAATGCGTATTGATACCGCTGCAATCTTGGCTGATAGAGGGATCTTTATTGTTGAACATTCGCAACATGAACGGGTTGAGATTGCTTTGAATCAGCTGCATTTAATTCGTAGCGAACGGTTTGGGGAAACGTGTATAGGATTTTGGCAAAAGACGGAATAG
- the ylbJ gene encoding sporulation integral membrane protein YlbJ, with protein sequence MKIRMRAHSYYSRLGLCFLTFCVVFITIATVRFPKDAFDSAMTGLQLWWNVVFPALLPFFILSEILMGLGAVHFIGVILEPLMRPLFNVPGAGAFAMSMGLASGYPMDAVITARFRQNRLCTAIEAERLLSFTNTADPLFMFGAVAVGMFGRPDLGAIIALAHYISSVLVGLIFRFHGRSQPNSTENISTDLSTIPLRAFRAMVKARHDDGRSISQLLGDSVKNSMNTILLIGGFIILFSVFLRVISVTGLTTFLTTLFTAILKLIGFSTSLAPALVSGLFELDLGAMAASQADAPLIEKVAVTGAIIAWSGLCVHGQVASIVIESGIRMRPYMVGRLLHAILAAFITMGLMNLKQIASDFSTIPVFQKVSVYQSTFSFSSRIEQIGIHFLLFFSVLLSTSLAFYLVRQVWQKLNR encoded by the coding sequence ATGAAAATCAGAATGAGAGCTCACTCGTATTATTCCCGATTGGGACTGTGTTTCCTCACATTTTGCGTCGTCTTCATCACGATTGCCACCGTTCGCTTTCCCAAAGATGCCTTCGACTCAGCCATGACTGGGCTGCAGTTATGGTGGAATGTCGTCTTCCCTGCATTGCTGCCTTTTTTTATTTTGTCTGAGATCTTAATGGGCTTAGGTGCTGTGCACTTTATTGGCGTTATCCTCGAACCGCTGATGCGGCCATTGTTCAATGTCCCAGGAGCTGGAGCTTTTGCTATGAGCATGGGTCTGGCTTCTGGCTATCCAATGGATGCCGTTATTACCGCCCGCTTTCGCCAAAATCGGCTGTGCACTGCAATCGAGGCCGAAAGGCTGTTGTCTTTTACCAATACGGCAGACCCATTATTTATGTTTGGCGCTGTTGCAGTCGGTATGTTTGGCCGTCCAGACTTGGGCGCTATTATTGCACTAGCGCATTACATCTCAAGCGTTCTGGTCGGCCTTATTTTCCGATTTCATGGACGCAGTCAACCAAATTCGACTGAAAACATAAGCACTGATCTCTCGACCATCCCGCTGCGAGCCTTTCGTGCCATGGTAAAGGCAAGGCACGATGATGGTCGGTCTATCAGTCAGTTATTAGGAGACTCGGTCAAAAACTCTATGAATACCATTCTCCTCATCGGCGGGTTTATCATCTTATTTTCTGTATTCCTTCGGGTAATATCTGTTACCGGCCTAACCACTTTTTTAACCACTCTGTTCACCGCAATATTAAAATTGATTGGTTTTAGTACCTCGCTGGCTCCGGCACTGGTTAGTGGACTATTTGAACTTGATTTAGGGGCAATGGCCGCTAGCCAGGCAGACGCGCCTTTAATCGAAAAGGTCGCCGTGACAGGCGCAATTATCGCTTGGAGCGGACTGTGTGTACACGGACAGGTCGCCAGCATTGTCATCGAATCAGGTATCCGCATGAGACCTTATATGGTCGGCCGACTCCTGCACGCTATACTAGCGGCATTCATTACAATGGGCTTAATGAACCTAAAGCAAATCGCTAGCGATTTTTCAACGATTCCGGTTTTTCAAAAAGTCAGTGTATACCAATCAACCTTCAGTTTTTCGAGCAGAATTGAGCAAATCGGCATACACTTTTTACTCTTTTTTAGTGTTCTTCTCTCTACTTCCCTGGCATTTTACCTAGTTCGACAAGTCTGGCAGAAGCTGAATCGGTAA
- a CDS encoding nucleotidyltransferase produces the protein MFHIKTVGIIAEYNPFHNGHLWHVEQAKQQSGSDYCVAVMSGQFTQRGEPAAFDKWARAAMAVMGGVDLVLELPAVFTVRSAQYFATAGVQLLNSLGLVTHLAFGAENPDLTLLQQAADLNNTDIGPALRQRLTSGVTYAAALADCLSISGASVNVLSQPNNILAIEYLRAISRFAQTITPVIIPRRHSHYHDTEVTSPFASASAVRQALINGNNNALQCALPPASLSLIKQRLAEGRGPVIYEAFTTPILYKLRTARLSDLAELPDIAEGLHHKLAAEALKSTTIEELLTRVKSKRYTRTRLQRILIHALLGLSKQQIETFDQCGPLYARVLAFNEKGRLLLKAVAEYASIPIITKTAHFLNTKQRSRQSQQSPAAQMLSIDTLASDIYSLGAPNIQQRVGASDFHQSPFYIDR, from the coding sequence GTGTTCCACATTAAAACTGTAGGTATTATTGCCGAATACAACCCATTTCACAACGGTCATCTCTGGCATGTTGAGCAAGCAAAGCAGCAGTCCGGCAGCGATTACTGCGTCGCGGTTATGAGCGGACAATTCACCCAGCGGGGAGAGCCTGCCGCTTTTGACAAATGGGCTCGTGCTGCTATGGCAGTTATGGGCGGTGTAGATTTAGTACTGGAACTGCCTGCCGTATTTACCGTCCGCAGCGCTCAATACTTCGCAACAGCTGGCGTTCAACTGCTAAACTCACTTGGGCTCGTAACACATTTAGCCTTTGGCGCGGAAAATCCTGACCTAACACTGCTTCAACAAGCTGCAGACCTTAATAACACCGATATAGGGCCAGCCTTACGACAACGTCTAACTTCTGGCGTAACCTACGCAGCGGCTCTGGCGGACTGTTTATCCATATCTGGCGCATCTGTCAATGTGTTGTCTCAGCCAAACAATATTTTAGCGATAGAATATTTGCGAGCGATCAGCCGCTTCGCGCAGACAATAACGCCAGTCATTATTCCTCGCAGGCATTCTCACTACCACGACACAGAAGTAACGTCGCCGTTCGCCAGCGCCAGCGCTGTAAGACAAGCGTTGATCAATGGAAACAATAACGCGTTGCAATGCGCCCTCCCTCCGGCAAGCTTATCGCTGATCAAGCAGCGACTAGCCGAAGGACGCGGGCCTGTCATTTACGAAGCCTTCACAACACCTATATTATATAAGCTGCGTACAGCCCGACTATCAGACTTGGCAGAACTTCCTGACATTGCAGAAGGGCTCCACCATAAATTGGCAGCCGAGGCACTTAAATCGACAACAATTGAGGAACTGCTGACCAGGGTGAAAAGTAAACGTTATACACGCACCCGTCTGCAAAGGATTCTCATCCACGCACTCTTAGGACTCTCCAAGCAACAGATCGAGACGTTTGATCAGTGCGGTCCTCTGTATGCCAGAGTGTTAGCTTTCAACGAAAAAGGCAGGCTGCTGTTGAAGGCAGTGGCTGAATACGCCTCTATTCCGATTATTACTAAAACAGCTCATTTTCTAAACACTAAGCAACGAAGCAGGCAATCACAGCAGTCGCCCGCAGCCCAAATGCTATCAATTGATACTTTGGCCAGCGATATCTATTCGCTCGGCGCGCCTAATATCCAGCAGAGGGTAGGAGCAAGCGATTTTCACCAGTCTCCGTTTTACATAGATCGGTAG